gaacccgggtcccttgcgctgtgaaccagcagtgctaaccactgtaccaccgtgccaccccagtttaattctaactcattctgagtaaatattctcaccaaggTAAGTACACccatagggagggatttccagctgcacattccagactttcactaactgcaggtggatatcagattgagatattccattcaaccactcccaaggtgagttattcctatTCATTTATTGTCCAGATCAATATAttaacaatatctttaaaacagaaattaaacattcccatttgatttcaggtactaacatattctgttagtttgttctttattgtcgatgtcaggctggggttgttccccttggagcaaaggaggttgaggggagatttgatagaggtggacaagattctgacaggtttagataaggtggacaaagaaaagctgttcgcattagctgacgggacaaggacgaggggggtcacagatttatggttttgggtcagagatgcaggggggggatgtgaggaagaatattttgatgcagcgaatggtaatgacctggaactcgctgcctacgagggtggaggaagtggagacaataaacaattacacaggaaattggatgggcatttgagggAGTTTCAAACAAAAATAGTGACTcctaacttcctaacaccctgtcactctgtgatccttgtgaaatttgaaaccatgtattcgcaacaagactcaaagagcatcagcccactggaggcaaagttgtgagaccgccagtccagcagaaagaaaccctccgaccctccccattgaccaactgtgagaatgaactaaatgcagtcctggatgtaattgagagcagaaacaataacagcagaatccaacccctggaatcactcgtgaacttgttggtgtctcagcagctgggatgaaagactgaatctcttctcacacacagagcaggtgaatggcctctccccagtgtgaactcgctggtgtctctgcaggttggataatcgagtgaatcccttctcacactgagagcaggtgaacggtctctccccagtgtgaactcgctggtgtctcagcaggttggatgaatcacagaatcccttcccacactgagagcaggtgaatggcctctccccagtgtgaactcgctggtgtctcagcaggctggatgaatcacagaatcccttcccacactgagagcagctgaatggcctctccccagtatgaacgtgCTCATGTGCccacaggtcggatgaccgagtgaatcccttcccacactgagaacacgtgaacagtctctcctcagtgtggacttgctggtgtgactgcaggctggatgactgagtgaatccctccccacactgagagcacatgaatggtctctccccagtgtggttgcgccgatgaacttccagctctgatgggtatctgtatctcttcccacagtccccacatttccatggtttctccatgatgcaggtgtccttgcctctctcttgggtggacaatcagttgaagcctcgtccacacacacaacacgagtacagtctctccccgctgtgaatggtgtgatatttattcaggctgtgtaactggttaaagctctttagtcagtgcactggaacactctcactcaagtgtggcagagtgttggtgcttttccagtcacactgacctttgaaatcttttcaaatcaacagaccggacaatcatttctccttctggattcaatggccgatgatattgaggtcccaagaaatatgactctgtcagatctgacgtgacgtttgacatttcggcctgtgattcctctttcaatatcctgtaaaatgagtttacaaaagtcatcagtgtcagtacaggatagaaattcagaacagacaattctagtttctatggaacattctttcctatttcagtcccaaaaagctgtaaatctccatcccacacactctccctccattctcactctgctgtatctaatattcaccctcccaattctcctgaaggtgctgattgaggctgattgacagatccatgttcactgcttcctgtcctggacacagagaccataacaaataggagctgcagtcggccatttggcccatcgattcttttaaactattcaatgagataattcattcatctacctcagcatcattctccccacactaaacccatatcccttgatatcctcaatatctagaaaccaatc
This window of the Mustelus asterias unplaced genomic scaffold, sMusAst1.hap1.1 HAP1_SCAFFOLD_96, whole genome shotgun sequence genome carries:
- the LOC144484246 gene encoding uncharacterized protein LOC144484246, whose protein sequence is MEKPWKCGDCGKRYRYPSELEVHRRNHTGERPFMCSQCGEGFTQSSSLQSHQQVHTEERLFTCSQCGKGFTRSSDLWAHEHVHTGERPFSCSQCGKGFCDSSSLLRHQRVHTGERPFTCSQCGKGFCDSSNLLRHQRVHTGERPFTCSQCEKGFTRLSNLQRHQRVHTGERPFTCSVCEKRFSLSSQLLRHQQVHE